One genomic region from Kamptonema formosum PCC 6407 encodes:
- a CDS encoding CapA family protein has protein sequence MKLRYSLLIIAILFLPGCNLSQNSDRTPISKNSPSSQPSVPVKPQSYTKEAKLIAVGDIMMHKSQTQSGYDSQNKTYKFDSFFTEVKKILLTGDWVIGNLETTLAGEDAGGYTGYPLFNAPSQLADAIKNAGFNILTTANNHSLDRGEKGVINTIKNVRDRELDSTGTAASAKEAEKILIVTKNNISMAILAYTYGTNGIPIPKGKNYLVSLIDEHKIVKDIAKARKQGADLVTISLHFGEEYQRQPNAQQKKLVDSLVKAGADIILGSHPHVVQPYKIFELPRKDGSIRKAVVIYSMGNFISGQIGNYKDLGVIFTVNIRKKFPEKTIEIGKVEAIPTWVHRYSQNGKLNYRVLPLEAVVNNKNDKLLAKTEYAALEKNLRTMNSHLESGSSKK, from the coding sequence ATGAAACTCAGATATTCATTATTAATAATTGCCATTCTTTTTCTTCCCGGATGCAATCTCTCCCAAAATTCCGATCGCACACCAATCTCAAAGAATAGTCCATCCTCTCAACCTTCCGTTCCCGTCAAACCGCAATCTTATACCAAAGAAGCTAAACTAATTGCTGTTGGCGACATTATGATGCACAAAAGTCAAACGCAATCGGGTTATGATTCGCAGAATAAAACTTATAAATTCGATAGCTTTTTCACAGAAGTCAAGAAAATTCTATTAACTGGAGATTGGGTAATTGGCAATTTAGAGACAACCTTAGCGGGTGAAGATGCAGGAGGATATACGGGATATCCACTGTTTAATGCACCCTCACAATTGGCAGATGCTATCAAAAATGCAGGTTTTAATATTTTGACAACCGCTAATAATCATTCCTTAGATAGAGGAGAAAAGGGAGTAATTAATACTATAAAAAATGTGCGCGATCGCGAACTTGACTCAACAGGTACAGCCGCATCTGCCAAGGAAGCAGAGAAAATTTTAATAGTTACTAAAAATAATATTTCAATGGCAATATTAGCCTATACTTACGGAACTAATGGCATCCCCATTCCCAAAGGTAAAAACTATCTTGTCTCTCTAATCGATGAACATAAAATCGTTAAAGATATTGCCAAAGCGCGAAAGCAGGGAGCCGATTTAGTTACAATTAGTTTGCATTTTGGCGAAGAATATCAGCGTCAACCAAATGCTCAACAAAAAAAACTCGTTGATAGCTTAGTAAAAGCTGGTGCGGATATTATTCTCGGTAGTCATCCCCACGTTGTCCAGCCTTATAAAATCTTTGAATTACCTAGAAAAGATGGTAGTATTAGAAAAGCAGTGGTAATTTATTCAATGGGTAATTTTATTTCTGGTCAAATTGGGAATTATAAAGATTTGGGAGTGATTTTTACCGTAAATATCCGCAAAAAATTCCCAGAGAAAACCATAGAAATTGGGAAAGTGGAAGCAATTCCTACTTGGGTACATCGTTACAGCCAAAATGGAAAATTGAATTATCGGGTTTTGCCATTAGAAGCTGTTGTGAATAATAAGAACGATAAACTTCTTGCAAAGACAGAATATGCAGCTTTAGAGAAAAATTTGCGGACAATGAACAGTCATCTTGAGTCTGGGAGTAGCAAAAAATAA
- a CDS encoding DUF6883 domain-containing protein, which translates to MKLPNYERAVAPQKKITEYLLSLTHRDGKSKAKFFLRFGFSVDAWEIMATALLRHAAEHELAKIEESPFGTRYVVEGEILAADGRKPFVRSVWFIETGGEIPRLISAYPPD; encoded by the coding sequence TTGAAACTGCCCAATTATGAAAGAGCAGTGGCTCCTCAAAAGAAAATTACCGAATATCTGCTCTCACTTACCCACCGGGACGGGAAAAGCAAAGCCAAATTTTTTTTGCGGTTTGGCTTCTCCGTCGATGCTTGGGAAATCATGGCAACTGCCTTGCTGCGTCATGCTGCTGAGCATGAATTAGCTAAAATTGAAGAATCGCCTTTTGGCACTCGGTACGTTGTTGAAGGAGAAATCCTCGCAGCAGATGGCAGAAAACCCTTTGTGCGTTCTGTCTGGTTTATTGAAACCGGAGGCGAAATTCCCAGGCTAATAAGTGCCTATCCACCAGATTAA
- a CDS encoding DUF29 family protein, which produces MVQELIDLKNCILESRYDDALAIVDELEGMSKQATLRNIGSFLLILLIHLIKNQVEQRLTNSWAASIANSVRGIKKLNLKDNKTSYYINVDEWQPFLEDELEAAIREASREVLEGKLSRVQLSQRVDRGQIILIANKFLDLTYSYSRQELEDAIDEYLSHLPGGEDWNLES; this is translated from the coding sequence ATGGTACAGGAATTAATAGACCTCAAAAATTGTATTTTAGAAAGTCGCTATGACGATGCTTTAGCAATTGTTGATGAGTTAGAGGGAATGAGTAAACAGGCAACTTTGCGGAATATTGGGTCTTTTTTACTAATTTTACTAATTCATTTAATTAAGAACCAAGTTGAACAGCGGTTAACAAATTCTTGGGCTGCTTCTATTGCTAATTCTGTTAGAGGTATTAAAAAGCTAAATCTTAAGGATAATAAAACATCTTACTACATCAACGTGGATGAGTGGCAGCCTTTTCTAGAAGATGAACTAGAAGCAGCAATTCGCGAGGCTAGTAGGGAAGTGCTAGAAGGGAAATTAAGCCGCGTTCAACTTTCTCAAAGAGTTGATAGAGGGCAAATTATTTTGATTGCTAATAAGTTTCTTGATTTGACCTACTCTTATTCTAGACAGGAATTGGAAGATGCGATCGATGAATATTTGTCGCATTTGCCTGGGGGTGAAGATTGGAATTTAGAGAGTTAA
- a CDS encoding DUF6972 family protein produces MSGINRQITLDSRHIAKHLPDTPQMRRLLNKGRAAHIFNDEATMNQVAQAIIEDGEFTGTIRGYDRYGMFFVESIGYRVDPNSSRLLLYYGEIKVDAENRYHVTPRSRPSEE; encoded by the coding sequence ATGAGCGGAATTAATCGCCAAATCACTCTTGACAGCAGGCACATTGCTAAACACTTGCCAGACACGCCACAAATGAGAAGATTGCTTAATAAAGGACGTGCTGCCCATATTTTTAATGATGAGGCTACTATGAATCAGGTAGCTCAAGCCATAATAGAAGATGGAGAATTTACAGGTACGATTCGGGGCTACGATCGTTATGGTATGTTTTTTGTTGAATCAATTGGTTATAGAGTTGACCCGAATAGTAGCCGCCTTTTACTTTATTATGGAGAGATAAAAGTCGATGCTGAAAACCGATATCACGTTACCCCTCGAAGCCGACCTAGTGAAGAATAA
- a CDS encoding DUF4926 domain-containing protein, protein MIQELDSVVLTTDIPEQNLSQGDIGTVVLVHQGGVGYEVEFVTLTGKTVAIVSLFSSQVRLIRDREIAHARMLA, encoded by the coding sequence ATGATTCAAGAACTTGACAGCGTTGTTTTAACAACTGACATCCCAGAACAAAACTTAAGCCAAGGCGATATTGGCACCGTTGTTTTAGTACATCAAGGTGGCGTAGGATATGAAGTAGAATTTGTTACTTTGACCGGGAAAACAGTAGCTATTGTCTCACTCTTTAGTTCACAAGTCCGTCTGATCCGTGACAGAGAAATCGCTCACGCTCGAATGTTAGCTTGA
- a CDS encoding N-acetylmuramoyl-L-alanine amidase — protein sequence MRKILGLLVLAIIVAIASVAVAAQPLFVAYPPANHETTADRIFLIGTAPAQGQVFVNGKPIENRSPAGHFAPTFPLQAGQNSFSLRYENQEVKIKVTRKSNQPEVPVGATFAQASLMPSQDIARMPGELICFSAIAPPNAQVSVKLAGDTIPLMARSQVDLPDNKAVLVGGNSPEKSAIGQYQGCAQISLETGEKAKLDLGLPQFQLTVNGQTVTQQGTGKITILSPTQFEVAEVTADAGVARTGPSTDFSRLTPLPKGTRAAIVSREGEWLRLDYGAWIKASEVRILKDAVPVRSLIRSASARQVGEWTEVRFPLEVAVPVAVQQGERTFILTLYNTTAQTDIIRLDDDPVISRLDWQQISPQQVQYTFNLKSAQHWGYKLRYEGTTLILSLKHPPVGAKISTTEKPLAGIKILLDPGHGGPQDMGGIGPTGYREKSVALIISKLVREQLVNRGANVIMTREEDIDLDLPPRVEMINKQEPAIAISLHYNALPDNGDAIKTKGIGAFWFHPQAHSLAIFLHNYLVEKLDRPTYGVFWNNLAMTRPAVAPSVLMELGFMINPVEFEWIVNPTEQKKLANAIAQGITEWFATR from the coding sequence ATGAGAAAAATTTTAGGATTATTGGTATTGGCAATAATTGTGGCGATCGCATCCGTAGCCGTAGCCGCGCAACCTTTATTTGTCGCCTATCCTCCAGCTAATCACGAAACGACTGCCGATCGCATTTTCTTAATCGGCACAGCACCAGCACAAGGACAGGTATTTGTCAATGGTAAACCCATCGAAAACCGCAGTCCAGCAGGACATTTTGCTCCGACTTTCCCCTTGCAGGCGGGACAAAATAGCTTTAGTTTGCGCTATGAAAATCAGGAAGTAAAAATCAAGGTAACGCGCAAGTCAAATCAGCCAGAAGTGCCTGTAGGTGCGACGTTTGCCCAAGCTTCGCTGATGCCATCACAGGATATAGCGAGAATGCCTGGAGAGTTAATTTGCTTTAGCGCGATCGCACCTCCTAACGCGCAGGTTTCAGTAAAATTGGCGGGTGACACGATTCCTTTAATGGCGCGATCGCAAGTGGATTTGCCAGATAATAAGGCTGTATTAGTTGGGGGGAATTCCCCCGAAAAAAGCGCGATCGGACAGTATCAAGGTTGCGCTCAAATATCCTTAGAAACGGGAGAAAAAGCTAAACTAGATTTAGGATTACCCCAATTTCAACTAACAGTAAACGGTCAAACTGTGACTCAACAAGGTACTGGCAAGATTACAATTTTGTCTCCGACTCAATTTGAAGTAGCGGAAGTAACCGCAGATGCAGGTGTCGCTAGAACGGGCCCCAGTACGGATTTTTCGCGCTTGACACCCCTGCCCAAGGGAACTAGGGCCGCGATCGTATCCCGCGAGGGAGAGTGGCTACGATTGGATTATGGAGCCTGGATTAAAGCCTCAGAAGTGCGGATTCTCAAAGATGCAGTGCCAGTGCGATCGCTAATTCGGAGTGCCAGTGCGCGTCAAGTTGGCGAGTGGACAGAGGTGCGATTCCCCTTAGAAGTAGCAGTGCCAGTAGCCGTGCAACAGGGAGAAAGAACCTTTATCCTAACATTATATAATACCACCGCTCAAACTGACATTATTCGCCTCGATGATGACCCAGTAATTTCGCGCTTAGACTGGCAACAAATATCTCCCCAACAAGTACAATATACTTTCAATCTCAAATCTGCTCAACATTGGGGTTATAAGTTGAGATATGAGGGGACAACTTTAATCCTATCTCTGAAACATCCACCTGTAGGGGCGAAAATTAGTACAACAGAAAAGCCACTAGCAGGAATTAAAATACTCCTCGATCCGGGACATGGCGGCCCGCAAGATATGGGGGGTATCGGGCCAACAGGTTATCGTGAAAAAAGTGTGGCTTTGATTATCTCAAAGTTGGTACGAGAACAATTAGTAAATCGGGGTGCGAATGTGATTATGACGCGCGAGGAAGATATCGATTTAGATTTGCCGCCAAGGGTAGAAATGATTAATAAACAAGAACCTGCGATTGCCATTTCTTTGCATTATAATGCTTTACCAGATAACGGCGATGCGATTAAAACTAAAGGAATTGGAGCTTTTTGGTTTCATCCCCAAGCGCACAGTTTAGCAATATTTTTGCACAACTATTTAGTTGAAAAATTAGATCGCCCGACCTATGGCGTATTCTGGAATAATTTAGCAATGACTCGTCCCGCTGTCGCTCCATCTGTATTAATGGAATTAGGATTTATGATTAATCCAGTAGAGTTTGAATGGATTGTAAACCCGACAGAACAGAAAAAGTTAGCAAATGCGATCGCGCAAGGAATTACCGAATGGTTTGCTACTCGATAA
- a CDS encoding WD40 repeat domain-containing protein yields MKNLDCWPFLVSANRHLDYRTIVAPDFMCKVGDANTIANTAGGNLTAENVSFYREIHKSKVGKLTIVFRVIETTFEDMGIEGSGVLKDSFGREILLIEGIVIKGLLPDVIVSKDTIEMAHGMIIQPYREFWECTRVEPATASVCFSLPQDSSESCLQYQKLDPYGVDIQKPEEPDKPKAPVFPEVDPQKKSSKSQGWRNQRTNYLDGEVTSVTFLPKGNSIAIRYEHQQTIIIKNLGTNQDTFSAKEDIIGFGYPHPIAISPNGQYMATGIIQKIGYGVIKLWNIEEKKEHKEIHGHKNIEFSRIIPVAFTPDSEMLISGSKDKIIFFWDVKTGGKRGQPIENFVSEIRAIAVSPDEHSSIFVIGDGEGNIQSYNWNSRKKIKSFPAQGLSNGLPINSLAFSPDGRILVSGGDDNSIKLWDVDSGKELNSGKHSARVRTVAFSPDGKLIASGDDSGIIETWDVKTMENVVLPKHHNVVTSLTFSPDGKTLASGSKDRTVRFWERV; encoded by the coding sequence ATGAAAAATTTAGATTGTTGGCCTTTTTTAGTTAGCGCTAATCGCCACCTTGACTATAGAACAATAGTTGCCCCTGACTTTATGTGTAAAGTTGGTGATGCCAATACTATTGCCAACACAGCAGGCGGTAATCTAACAGCAGAAAATGTGTCTTTCTACCGAGAAATACATAAATCTAAAGTTGGAAAATTAACCATAGTATTTCGAGTGATTGAAACAACCTTTGAAGACATGGGCATTGAAGGGAGTGGAGTTTTAAAAGATTCATTTGGTCGAGAAATTTTGTTAATTGAAGGAATTGTTATTAAGGGATTACTCCCAGATGTGATAGTTTCCAAAGATACTATCGAAATGGCTCACGGAATGATTATTCAACCTTATCGTGAATTTTGGGAATGTACAAGGGTTGAACCTGCTACAGCTTCAGTATGTTTTAGCCTACCACAAGATAGTTCTGAATCTTGCCTACAATATCAGAAACTAGATCCTTATGGTGTTGATATCCAGAAACCAGAGGAACCAGACAAACCTAAAGCGCCAGTTTTTCCAGAGGTAGATCCGCAGAAAAAAAGCAGTAAAAGTCAAGGCTGGAGAAACCAAAGGACTAATTATCTTGATGGTGAAGTTACATCAGTGACATTTTTACCCAAAGGCAATTCTATTGCGATTAGATACGAACACCAACAAACAATTATTATCAAAAATTTAGGGACTAACCAAGATACTTTTTCTGCCAAAGAAGATATTATTGGATTCGGCTATCCTCATCCTATTGCAATTAGTCCTAATGGTCAGTATATGGCTACTGGAATCATTCAAAAAATCGGATATGGTGTCATAAAATTATGGAATATTGAAGAAAAAAAAGAGCATAAAGAAATTCATGGACATAAAAACATTGAGTTCAGTAGAATTATACCCGTAGCTTTTACTCCAGATAGCGAAATGCTAATTAGTGGCAGTAAAGATAAAATAATTTTTTTCTGGGATGTTAAAACCGGTGGCAAAAGAGGCCAACCAATTGAGAACTTTGTAAGTGAGATTAGGGCTATAGCTGTTAGCCCAGACGAACATAGCTCTATTTTTGTCATTGGGGATGGTGAGGGAAATATTCAGTCTTATAATTGGAACAGTAGAAAAAAGATTAAAAGTTTTCCAGCGCAGGGTTTGTCTAATGGCTTACCTATTAATTCATTAGCTTTTAGTCCTGATGGTAGAATACTTGTCAGCGGTGGCGATGACAATAGTATCAAACTTTGGGATGTCGATAGTGGTAAAGAATTGAATAGCGGAAAACACTCAGCTAGAGTCAGAACAGTTGCTTTTAGCCCTGATGGTAAATTAATTGCTAGTGGAGACGATAGCGGTATAATTGAAACTTGGGATGTTAAAACTATGGAAAATGTAGTTTTACCTAAACATCATAATGTAGTAACATCACTTACTTTTAGTCCTGATGGTAAAACTTTAGCAAGCGGTAGTAAGGATAGAACAGTTAGGTTTTGGGAAAGAGTTTAG
- a CDS encoding NB-ARC domain-containing protein — protein MTAPKFMELEESVKWIDDEIFAKTGKRLDSLQISILEATSQGKKYPEIAEDYKFSNDHVRKAAWKLWKLLSDVLGENVSQSNFRSFLKRIEFSNNHIVNSINNSKINVCSDRCHSEVTKERSPTSPQNSQQTPKQLHIDLSDAPDSNIFYNRTSELTTLKQWIVEDRTRLITILGLSGIGKTALAIQLIEQIKTEFDYIIYRSLHNTPTLQTLETNLIQFLSRGGAPVPAPEERATTGGLPLLEYLRSYRCLVILDDVQMIFSSGQLAGNYQPGYENYGTFFKQLAESSHHSCLILLSWEKPREIVALESQNQACRTLQLNGLGTEAQEILREKGLLEPERWLELIDIYQGNPSWLNIVGAMIQDLFNGSVSELLSYDTLFLGDLEPLLQQHFHRLSDSEKKVMSWLASEVEPIEISKSTVNLELSPSELLKNVQSLGRRCLIKKIKQGERTLFTLQPVFREYIKNLMLSK, from the coding sequence ATGACTGCACCTAAATTTATGGAGCTTGAAGAATCGGTAAAATGGATCGATGACGAAATATTTGCTAAAACAGGAAAACGTCTTGACTCTCTACAAATATCTATATTAGAAGCTACTTCGCAAGGTAAAAAGTATCCAGAAATAGCAGAAGACTATAAATTTAGTAACGATCATGTCAGAAAAGCTGCTTGGAAGTTATGGAAACTGCTGTCAGATGTGTTAGGAGAAAATGTTAGTCAATCTAATTTTAGATCGTTTTTGAAACGAATAGAATTTTCTAATAATCATATTGTTAATAGTATTAATAATAGCAAAATTAATGTTTGTAGCGATCGATGTCATTCAGAGGTAACAAAAGAGCGATCGCCCACCTCTCCCCAAAACTCCCAACAAACTCCTAAACAACTTCACATAGACTTATCCGATGCACCAGATTCAAACATATTCTATAACCGCACATCCGAACTTACCACACTCAAACAATGGATTGTAGAAGATCGTACTCGTCTCATCACCATATTAGGATTAAGCGGAATTGGCAAAACTGCCCTCGCCATCCAACTAATAGAACAGATAAAAACTGAATTTGATTATATTATTTACCGCAGCCTCCACAACACCCCAACCCTCCAAACACTCGAAACAAACCTAATTCAATTCCTCAGTAGGGGCGGTGCCCCCGTGCCCGCCCCAGAAGAAAGGGCAACCACAGGGGGATTGCCCCTACTAGAATATTTACGTTCATACCGCTGTCTTGTAATACTCGATGACGTACAAATGATTTTCAGCAGCGGACAACTCGCAGGCAATTACCAACCTGGATATGAAAATTACGGCACATTCTTCAAACAACTAGCAGAATCATCCCACCACAGTTGCTTAATATTATTAAGTTGGGAAAAACCCAGAGAAATAGTGGCCTTAGAAAGCCAAAACCAAGCCTGTAGGACATTACAATTGAATGGTTTAGGAACCGAAGCTCAAGAAATTCTCAGAGAAAAAGGTTTACTAGAACCGGAGAGATGGTTAGAATTGATTGACATTTATCAAGGTAATCCATCCTGGTTAAATATAGTGGGCGCTATGATTCAAGACTTATTTAACGGCAGCGTTTCAGAGTTATTATCTTACGATACACTATTTTTAGGCGATTTAGAACCCCTATTGCAGCAGCATTTCCATCGCTTATCTGACTCAGAAAAAAAGGTGATGTCTTGGCTAGCTAGCGAAGTCGAACCAATTGAAATATCAAAAAGTACAGTAAATTTGGAATTATCCCCATCGGAATTATTAAAAAATGTGCAATCCTTGGGACGGCGTTGCTTGATAAAAAAAATCAAACAAGGTGAGCGAACA
- a CDS encoding DUF4926 domain-containing protein, whose product MIQPELFDVVELLVDLPEDRVYSGNQGAIVECYYDGNYEVEFTNNEGETLALCTLSEEQFIVVWKASTKSWLSSSEKITAIINHLPDRSQEEVLEFACSLYRR is encoded by the coding sequence ATGATACAGCCTGAACTTTTTGATGTTGTTGAATTGTTAGTAGATTTGCCTGAAGATCGTGTCTATTCAGGAAATCAAGGGGCAATAGTAGAGTGCTACTATGATGGCAATTATGAAGTGGAGTTTACCAATAATGAAGGAGAAACTTTAGCTTTGTGTACGTTATCAGAGGAGCAATTTATTGTGGTTTGGAAAGCTAGTACAAAAAGCTGGCTGTCAAGTTCGGAGAAAATTACAGCAATTATTAATCATTTACCCGATCGCTCTCAGGAAGAAGTGTTAGAATTTGCTTGTTCTTTGTATCGGCGGTAG
- a CDS encoding potassium channel family protein gives MKPRIIVCGLGRTGYKIFCLLRQQGAIVVGISDRPLRCEGSDVVVGNLQAASSLLAAGIQNAHTLVLAGDDDAVNLAILMQARILNPKIRIINRLFNTSLGDRLDHTLPEHTTMSVSSLAAPVFSFAALGNQAIGQLRLFNQTWPIHEEYIDENHAWKGRKLRDLWEDRSRMLIYYLPADNKIDLVSAVLAHGYLQQGDRLIIATQPSVRSRRKTFTQKLLKIITNIRRLQQQTQSAVSVSITLLLIILAATFTYTTVNFHVSIVDAFYFSVGMITGAGGNDKVVENAPDSIKIFTVIMMLVGAGMIGLFYALLNDFILGTRLREYWDAARIPQRNHYIICGLGGIGVQIAKQLQANGHEVAVIDSDSNNRFLSTARSLKIPVIQGDASLSSILEEANIKQAEALLAVTSSDMSNLEIALSAKGLAPKLPVIVRNQDPHFALMVQQVFEFEAVLSPTEIAAPAFAAAAIGGRIFGNGMTLDSLWVALATLITPGHPFCGQRIQDAAMSADFVPLYAETNCQTIHGWDLLNFYLSAGDVLYLTMPANRLEQLWRSVSTELIRN, from the coding sequence ATGAAACCTCGAATCATAGTTTGCGGCTTAGGTCGCACAGGGTACAAGATTTTCTGTTTGTTGAGACAGCAAGGAGCGATCGTTGTTGGTATCAGCGATCGCCCTTTGAGATGTGAAGGTTCCGATGTCGTAGTAGGCAACTTACAAGCAGCCTCAAGTTTATTGGCCGCCGGCATTCAAAACGCTCACACCCTCGTTTTAGCGGGAGATGACGATGCCGTAAATTTGGCAATTTTGATGCAAGCAAGGATTCTCAATCCTAAAATTCGCATCATTAACCGCCTCTTCAATACCAGCCTGGGCGATCGCCTAGACCATACCCTGCCGGAGCATACCACAATGAGCGTTTCCTCCTTAGCCGCTCCCGTGTTTTCCTTTGCAGCTCTTGGCAATCAAGCAATTGGACAGTTGCGCCTATTTAACCAGACTTGGCCGATTCACGAAGAATATATCGATGAAAATCATGCCTGGAAAGGTCGAAAACTGAGGGATTTATGGGAAGATCGATCGCGAATGCTGATCTATTATCTGCCAGCGGATAATAAAATTGACCTAGTATCGGCGGTTCTAGCTCATGGATATTTACAGCAAGGCGATCGCCTAATTATTGCCACTCAACCCAGCGTGCGATCGCGCCGCAAAACTTTTACTCAAAAACTACTTAAAATCATCACTAATATACGGCGACTTCAGCAGCAAACTCAATCAGCCGTCAGCGTCAGCATCACTCTTTTACTAATAATTCTAGCAGCCACATTCACATATACAACTGTAAATTTTCATGTTTCCATAGTTGATGCTTTCTATTTTTCCGTCGGCATGATTACCGGAGCTGGCGGCAACGATAAAGTAGTAGAAAATGCCCCAGATAGTATTAAAATATTCACGGTAATCATGATGTTAGTTGGGGCAGGAATGATCGGCCTCTTCTACGCACTCCTCAACGATTTTATATTAGGAACCCGCTTAAGAGAATATTGGGATGCTGCGCGAATTCCCCAACGAAATCACTATATAATCTGTGGTTTGGGAGGGATAGGAGTACAGATTGCTAAACAACTACAAGCCAACGGCCATGAAGTTGCAGTCATAGACAGCGACTCTAACAATAGATTCCTCAGCACTGCTCGCTCCTTAAAAATTCCCGTAATTCAAGGAGATGCAAGTTTATCTTCAATCCTAGAAGAAGCTAATATTAAACAAGCTGAAGCTTTATTAGCAGTTACTAGCAGCGATATGTCAAATTTAGAAATTGCCTTAAGCGCTAAAGGATTAGCTCCCAAACTGCCAGTTATTGTTCGCAATCAAGACCCACATTTTGCACTCATGGTGCAACAAGTCTTTGAATTTGAAGCCGTATTAAGTCCGACAGAAATAGCCGCTCCTGCCTTCGCTGCGGCAGCAATTGGAGGGCGGATTTTTGGTAATGGGATGACATTAGATAGTCTCTGGGTTGCCTTAGCAACATTAATTACACCAGGGCATCCCTTTTGCGGCCAACGCATTCAAGATGCTGCTATGTCTGCTGATTTTGTACCTTTGTATGCCGAAACTAATTGCCAAACAATTCACGGCTGGGATTTGCTAAACTTTTATCTTAGTGCTGGGGATGTCTTGTATTTGACTATGCCAGCTAATAGACTAGAGCAATTGTGGAGATCCGTTTCTACGGAATTAATTAGAAATTGA